In a genomic window of Nitratireductor basaltis:
- the addA gene encoding double-strand break repair helicase AddA, translating to MSGKLEIPAETLRLQSMASDPARSAWVAAHAGSGKTHVLSQRVIRLLLQGTDPSRILCLTYTRAAAANMANRVFGTLARWSLMDEAELARNIEATERRKPGPATIAQARRLFARALETPGGLKIQTIHAFCEAILHQFPLEANIAGHFELLDGQMEEALVAEARRDLLGNIASGADGRLAEAFAEVIDRAGETGLDKLLAEVVSKREKLRRFIDRVGQPPEPYAELFEAHGFSAEETAETIAAGNWPYPGFADSDFREIMAHAEETDAKQFLKQIGETAIAAYAEKDPARRLKLFARAMLTGKGEIYADKTFKKAMRTALPGIYERYCAAAEQIQQDIDRLNQFEMLQATRSALTIADALIARYERLKQARGFLDFNDLIMRTVNLLARQDVGPWVQFKLDRGIDHVLIDEAQDTSPEQWQIVRMLTSEFFAGEGAREDIERTIFAVGDEKQSIYSFQGAEPAAFAESGMEFERQVGEAGAQFERVRLTHSFRSTYDVLSAVDTVFAREEARRGLTRDPEPLEHKAVRDNAPGYVELWQSLTPETVEEPDDWTQAVDHTSAPAARLAELMADRICQWLKDGETLEGQKRRLKPGDILVLVRKRDRFVHALSRSLKERNVSVAGADRLRLTAHIAVQDLLALGKFLLQPHDDLSLAAVLKSPIFSLDDDDLFRIGWKRGKSTSLYQALHRRAQQEPWLANVVETLDRWQNRAGFSQVFELFSEILTGTDRQPGMRQRFVARLGHEANDILDEFLSYCLASERSGVVGLEALLAVLGGAAPEIKREMDQARDEVRIMTVHAAKGLEAPVVFLVDPGSKAFTHSHRPELIPFLLKQKRYEEPLPAYLWRGDTSLSNSLSREIDTEFASKAQEEYRRLLYVGMTRAEDRLIVCGYRGKQASSDPTWHDMVRDAFAASGHVEELADPADCAPVMRYRVTPTGPFELKQDIVEHEGSYELPAHFNETLERPAELPRPLSPSGAYALIEPDADSAPPPASPVLGPEKGPNRAMERGTAMHRLLQLLPDLPDEARTAAAERHIARAGASWGEAERKAAVQSVLAILEDETFRPLFSPASRAEVSLMGEIRLAGRQRAVAGKIDRLVVQDKKVLIVDYKTNRPPPRTIAEVPKAYVAQMALYARLLKPLYPEHGICAALLFTEAPRLIEVGPEAMEEALAGLT from the coding sequence ATGAGCGGCAAGCTTGAGATTCCAGCCGAAACACTGCGCCTGCAGTCCATGGCGTCGGACCCGGCGCGTTCCGCCTGGGTTGCCGCTCACGCCGGTTCGGGCAAGACCCATGTCCTCTCCCAGCGCGTGATCCGGCTTCTGCTTCAGGGCACCGACCCCTCGCGCATCCTCTGCCTGACCTATACCCGCGCGGCGGCTGCCAACATGGCAAACCGCGTCTTCGGCACACTGGCGCGCTGGAGCCTGATGGACGAAGCGGAGCTGGCAAGGAACATCGAAGCGACAGAGCGCCGCAAGCCGGGGCCTGCCACGATTGCTCAGGCACGCAGGCTTTTTGCCCGAGCACTGGAAACCCCGGGCGGGTTGAAGATCCAGACCATTCACGCATTCTGCGAAGCCATACTCCACCAGTTCCCGCTGGAAGCGAATATCGCAGGCCATTTCGAGCTTCTCGACGGGCAGATGGAGGAAGCGCTTGTTGCAGAGGCGCGGCGTGACCTGCTTGGCAACATCGCCTCGGGAGCAGATGGCCGCCTTGCGGAAGCATTCGCCGAAGTCATCGACAGGGCAGGTGAGACCGGCTTGGACAAGCTTCTGGCGGAAGTGGTCAGCAAGCGCGAAAAGCTGCGTCGTTTCATAGACAGGGTTGGCCAGCCGCCTGAACCCTATGCCGAACTCTTCGAGGCGCACGGTTTTTCCGCGGAAGAGACCGCAGAGACCATCGCGGCAGGCAACTGGCCCTATCCCGGTTTCGCCGATTCTGATTTCCGGGAAATCATGGCACATGCCGAAGAGACGGATGCGAAGCAATTCCTGAAGCAGATCGGTGAAACGGCTATTGCGGCCTATGCTGAAAAAGATCCTGCGCGGCGCCTAAAGCTTTTTGCCAGGGCGATGTTGACCGGAAAGGGTGAGATTTATGCTGATAAGACTTTCAAGAAGGCAATGCGCACAGCTCTGCCGGGCATCTACGAGCGCTACTGTGCAGCGGCGGAACAGATCCAGCAGGACATTGACCGGCTAAACCAGTTCGAGATGCTTCAGGCGACGCGTTCTGCACTGACCATCGCCGACGCCCTGATCGCGCGTTACGAGCGGCTCAAGCAGGCAAGGGGTTTTCTCGACTTCAACGACCTCATCATGCGCACCGTCAACCTGCTTGCGCGGCAGGATGTGGGGCCCTGGGTTCAGTTCAAGCTCGACCGCGGCATTGATCACGTCCTGATTGATGAAGCGCAGGATACGAGCCCCGAGCAATGGCAGATCGTGCGCATGCTCACATCGGAATTTTTCGCAGGCGAAGGCGCACGCGAGGACATCGAGCGCACGATCTTCGCGGTCGGTGATGAGAAGCAGTCGATCTACTCGTTTCAGGGCGCAGAGCCGGCCGCTTTTGCCGAGAGCGGAATGGAGTTCGAGCGGCAGGTGGGCGAGGCCGGTGCGCAATTCGAGCGCGTGCGGCTGACACATTCGTTTCGCTCCACCTATGACGTATTGAGCGCGGTGGACACGGTCTTCGCGCGGGAAGAGGCCCGCCGTGGCCTGACCCGTGACCCCGAGCCGCTTGAGCACAAGGCCGTGCGGGACAACGCACCCGGCTATGTCGAACTTTGGCAGTCTCTGACGCCTGAAACAGTCGAGGAGCCGGACGACTGGACCCAAGCCGTCGACCACACGTCAGCGCCCGCCGCGCGACTGGCCGAACTCATGGCCGACCGCATCTGCCAGTGGCTGAAGGATGGTGAAACCCTCGAAGGACAGAAGCGTCGCCTCAAGCCTGGCGATATTCTGGTGCTTGTGCGAAAGCGCGACCGTTTCGTTCACGCTCTTTCGCGCAGCCTAAAGGAGCGCAACGTTTCGGTGGCCGGTGCCGACCGCCTCCGTCTGACTGCCCATATCGCTGTGCAGGATCTGTTGGCATTGGGTAAGTTCTTGCTGCAGCCGCATGACGACCTGTCGCTTGCAGCGGTTCTCAAAAGCCCGATCTTCAGCCTGGATGACGATGATCTTTTCCGCATCGGATGGAAGCGGGGGAAATCCACCTCGCTCTATCAGGCCCTTCACCGCCGCGCCCAGCAGGAACCATGGCTGGCCAATGTGGTGGAGACACTTGACCGTTGGCAGAACAGGGCAGGCTTCAGCCAGGTCTTCGAGCTTTTCAGTGAAATTCTGACCGGGACAGACCGACAGCCGGGAATGCGCCAGCGCTTTGTCGCGCGGCTCGGTCACGAGGCAAACGACATTCTCGATGAGTTTCTCTCCTATTGCCTTGCGAGCGAGCGCAGCGGTGTCGTGGGACTGGAAGCGCTTCTCGCCGTGTTGGGCGGAGCTGCACCCGAGATCAAGCGTGAGATGGATCAGGCGCGCGATGAAGTGCGCATCATGACGGTCCATGCCGCCAAGGGTCTGGAGGCGCCGGTCGTGTTTCTTGTCGACCCGGGGAGCAAGGCCTTCACCCACAGCCACCGTCCGGAACTGATACCTTTTCTGCTCAAGCAGAAGCGATACGAGGAACCGTTGCCAGCCTATCTGTGGCGTGGGGATACAAGCCTTTCAAACAGCCTTTCGCGGGAAATCGACACCGAATTCGCGAGCAAGGCCCAGGAGGAATACCGCCGGCTTCTATATGTCGGCATGACCCGCGCGGAGGACCGCCTCATTGTCTGCGGTTATCGTGGGAAGCAAGCATCTTCCGATCCAACCTGGCACGACATGGTACGCGATGCCTTCGCAGCATCCGGACATGTTGAAGAACTGGCGGATCCTGCCGATTGCGCCCCGGTGATGCGTTACCGCGTGACACCCACCGGACCATTCGAGCTGAAGCAGGATATCGTGGAGCATGAAGGCTCGTATGAGCTTCCTGCACACTTCAATGAAACTTTGGAGCGCCCAGCCGAACTGCCAAGACCCCTCAGCCCCTCCGGCGCATACGCTTTGATCGAACCGGATGCCGATTCCGCCCCGCCACCGGCATCTCCTGTTCTGGGCCCGGAAAAGGGGCCGAACAGGGCCATGGAACGTGGCACCGCCATGCATCGGTTGTTGCAGCTTCTGCCGGACCTGCCGGATGAGGCGCGCACGGCTGCAGCTGAGCGCCACATCGCTCGCGCCGGGGCATCCTGGGGCGAAGCCGAGCGCAAGGCAGCGGTGCAATCGGTTCTTGCAATTCTGGAAGACGAGACGTTCAGACCTCTTTTCTCGCCTGCCTCTCGCGCGGAAGTCTCGCTCATGGGAGAGATCAGACTTGCCGGGAGACAGCGTGCGGTCGCCGGCAAGATAGACAGACTGGTGGTTCAGGATAAGAAGGTCCTTATCGTGGACTACAAGACCAACCGCCCTCCCCCGCGAACGATCGCAGAGGTGCCAAAGGCCTATGTTGCACAGATGGCCCTCTATGCACGCCTTCTGAAGCCGCTCTATCCGGAACACGGCATCTGTGCAGCGCTTCTCTTCACTGAAGCACCCAGACTGATCGAAGTCGGCCCCGAAGCGATGGAAGAAGCCCTTGCGGGACTCACGTGA
- the addB gene encoding double-strand break repair protein AddB — protein sequence MLRENPNVRTIPPGVSFLPTLVDALLSGRLVDGFRHDGSPLALSDVTIYLPTRRAVRALRSAFLDRLGGQSAILPVIRALGEFESDLADFDPTGAQAALDLAPPISNLDRILLLGPLVQAWKARVPAHVAERFAEGVVVPATLADGLWLARDLANLMDEIETEQADWSRLSDLVPRELAGWWQVTLDFLSIVTSHWPNVLAAYDRSNPAAHRNAMLDAEARRLANGLHRGPVIAAGSTGSIPATARLLATIARLPQGAVVLPGFDTALDDTSWASLDAATSPASCGHPQFGLKKLVNSIRMQRQDIAVLAEPTPALEARRRLMAEAMRPAETTDRWSEMRPFIAKTLADGALDGVSLIEAASQREEAFAIAVALRDAIATEGRTAALVTPDRTLARRVAAELRRFGIEADDSAGTPLSETPPATLLRLLLEASMRPGDPVPIISLLKHPLLNLSLPRSQTRHAVEWVELVSLRGGTGRPDLASLDQLFEERLEMWAAASRKPFWMERFSEADAEAARNVLKRLVKAVAPLAALRGSTLPLAQIARISVQALEAMGCSPDGKLDAVYGGDAGDALAAFLSQLVSTEAPLELEASEWPDIYAALSAGQAVKPSPGADQRVAIWGTLEARLQHVDVMVLGGLNEGSWPQVPASDRFLSRVMKSDLELEPPERRIGLSAHDFMMAMGAPEVILSRASRAGEAPAVASRWLQRLTACIGEEASQQLRHRGARFIAWTRQLEAAGREPFVRRPEPKPPIEARPTHFSVTEVETLRRDPYAIYARRILGLHPLDPLIRDPGAAERGNLFHDILEHFIATSRDPAGPEALGELLQAGRDLFAEVALPADVEAVWWPRFERTAAEFIRWESERAGLVAARHVEVVAGKVVVQGEKTLSGRADRIDIRTDGGAEIIDYKTGSYPSVTQAYRLLAPQLPLEAALLERGAFAELGSPETQDLLYVRLKAKGEVQGDSVLSVKGADKSAADLAEESWQRLQRMLAHYDNPDVGYLSRALPFKESDTEGYYDHLARVLEWSAGDDGANGEGGE from the coding sequence ATGCTGCGCGAAAACCCCAATGTTCGCACCATTCCGCCTGGCGTGTCCTTCCTGCCCACGCTCGTGGATGCGCTTTTGTCGGGCAGGCTTGTCGACGGCTTTCGCCACGATGGCTCGCCGCTCGCGCTTTCCGATGTAACGATCTATCTGCCAACGCGGCGCGCCGTGCGTGCTTTGCGCAGTGCATTTCTTGATCGGCTGGGCGGCCAGTCCGCGATCCTGCCCGTGATCAGGGCACTGGGTGAGTTCGAGAGTGATCTGGCGGATTTCGACCCGACCGGTGCACAGGCCGCGCTCGACCTTGCGCCGCCCATTTCCAATCTCGACCGCATTCTTCTGCTCGGACCGCTCGTGCAGGCATGGAAGGCCCGGGTTCCGGCCCATGTTGCCGAGCGATTTGCAGAAGGTGTGGTGGTTCCAGCCACCCTCGCCGATGGCCTGTGGCTCGCCCGCGATCTCGCCAATCTCATGGACGAGATCGAAACCGAGCAGGCGGACTGGTCGCGCCTGTCCGATCTTGTCCCTCGTGAACTTGCCGGCTGGTGGCAGGTCACGCTCGATTTTCTCTCCATCGTCACCAGCCATTGGCCAAATGTGCTGGCAGCCTATGATCGCTCGAACCCGGCCGCCCATCGCAACGCCATGCTGGATGCGGAAGCCCGCCGGCTGGCCAACGGCCTGCATCGGGGACCGGTGATTGCAGCAGGGTCAACAGGTTCCATACCAGCAACCGCCCGCCTCCTCGCCACCATTGCCCGGCTGCCGCAAGGTGCTGTGGTCCTGCCGGGATTCGACACCGCACTTGATGACACTTCCTGGGCGTCTCTGGACGCGGCGACATCACCGGCATCATGTGGTCACCCCCAATTCGGCCTGAAAAAGCTCGTGAATTCGATCAGGATGCAGCGGCAGGATATCGCCGTTCTGGCCGAACCGACACCCGCGCTTGAAGCACGACGAAGGCTCATGGCAGAGGCGATGCGTCCGGCGGAGACCACAGATCGCTGGTCGGAAATGCGCCCCTTCATCGCGAAGACGCTCGCGGATGGAGCACTTGATGGCGTCAGCCTGATCGAAGCGGCCAGCCAGCGTGAAGAAGCATTCGCCATTGCCGTTGCCCTGCGAGATGCCATCGCCACGGAAGGGCGCACAGCTGCACTTGTGACGCCTGACCGCACACTTGCGCGTCGCGTGGCAGCAGAATTGCGTCGCTTTGGTATTGAAGCCGACGATTCAGCCGGCACGCCATTGTCCGAAACGCCACCGGCGACGCTTTTGCGTCTCCTTCTGGAAGCGTCTATGCGCCCGGGCGATCCGGTCCCCATCATCAGTCTCTTGAAACACCCGCTGCTCAACTTGTCTCTTCCGCGCAGTCAGACACGTCACGCAGTGGAATGGGTGGAACTGGTATCGCTGAGAGGCGGCACCGGCCGACCCGACCTGGCAAGCCTTGATCAGTTGTTCGAAGAACGACTGGAGATGTGGGCGGCTGCTTCCAGGAAGCCGTTCTGGATGGAGCGTTTCAGTGAAGCGGATGCGGAAGCGGCGCGCAATGTACTCAAACGGCTTGTCAAAGCCGTTGCTCCTCTCGCCGCGCTGCGCGGAAGCACACTGCCTCTGGCGCAGATCGCACGCATCAGTGTTCAGGCTCTGGAGGCGATGGGCTGTTCGCCGGATGGCAAGCTCGATGCCGTTTATGGCGGCGATGCCGGCGACGCATTGGCTGCTTTCCTGTCACAGCTGGTCTCCACGGAAGCTCCACTTGAGCTGGAAGCAAGCGAATGGCCGGACATCTACGCGGCTTTGAGTGCCGGGCAGGCGGTGAAGCCTTCACCGGGGGCAGATCAGCGCGTGGCCATATGGGGGACGCTCGAGGCACGTCTGCAGCATGTCGACGTCATGGTTCTTGGTGGCTTGAACGAAGGTTCATGGCCGCAGGTACCGGCGTCAGACCGTTTTCTGTCCCGGGTCATGAAATCGGATCTTGAGCTTGAACCGCCCGAGCGCCGCATCGGTCTCTCCGCCCATGATTTCATGATGGCGATGGGTGCGCCCGAAGTCATTCTCTCGCGGGCATCGCGCGCAGGCGAAGCCCCGGCAGTTGCATCGCGTTGGCTCCAGCGGCTGACGGCCTGTATCGGTGAAGAAGCATCGCAGCAATTGCGCCACAGGGGCGCGCGCTTTATCGCGTGGACCCGACAGCTGGAGGCGGCGGGACGCGAACCATTTGTCAGACGTCCCGAACCCAAGCCGCCGATCGAAGCGCGACCGACGCATTTCTCTGTCACGGAAGTCGAGACGCTCAGGCGCGATCCCTATGCAATCTATGCCCGCCGTATCCTCGGGCTACATCCTCTGGACCCGCTAATACGCGATCCCGGTGCTGCGGAGCGCGGCAATCTCTTCCACGATATTCTGGAGCATTTCATCGCCACAAGCAGAGATCCGGCAGGGCCTGAAGCGCTCGGGGAGCTTCTGCAGGCCGGTCGTGACCTGTTTGCGGAGGTGGCACTTCCCGCCGATGTGGAAGCGGTATGGTGGCCCCGCTTCGAGCGCACGGCAGCAGAATTCATCCGCTGGGAGAGCGAGCGCGCAGGACTTGTCGCGGCACGCCATGTGGAGGTCGTGGCGGGCAAGGTCGTGGTTCAGGGAGAAAAAACGCTCTCAGGCAGGGCTGACCGCATCGACATCCGCACCGATGGAGGCGCGGAGATCATCGACTACAAGACCGGCTCATATCCCAGCGTCACTCAGGCTTACCGGCTATTGGCCCCGCAGCTTCCACTCGAAGCGGCTCTTCTGGAACGCGGCGCGTTTGCAGAACTTGGCTCGCCCGAAACACAGGATTTGCTTTATGTGCGCCTGAAGGCCAAGGGTGAGGTGCAGGGTGACTCGGTCCTTTCGGTGAAGGGCGCAGACAAATCGGCCGCCGATCTCGCCGAGGAGTCCTGGCAGCGGCTCCAGCGAATGCTCGCTCACTACGACAATCCGGATGTCGGCTATCTCTCCAGAGCACTACCTTTCAAGGAAAGCGACACCGAAGGCTACTACGACCATCTTGCGCGAGTTCTCGAATGGTCGGCCGGAGACGATGGTGCCAATGGCGAGGGTGGCGAATGA
- a CDS encoding nucleotidyltransferase family protein yields MTDVPQKAMVLSAGLGMRMRPLTETTPKPLIKVGGKPLIDWGLDTLQAAGVSHTVVNVHHLAEQMEAHLAQRRKPSVTISDEREILLDSAGGLVKALPELGSDPCFILNADTFWLDDNGLNLRRLAEAWDPAHMDMLLLLVAPENATGHSGKIDFLMNETAGEAAGAIRRAQGSAEGYIYAGSGIVNPAVFSDASAKPHSLNIYFDRAIEAGRLYGLPLQGHWITVGTPDAIAPAEQAIRQLRGS; encoded by the coding sequence ATGACTGATGTGCCGCAAAAGGCGATGGTGCTGTCTGCAGGCCTCGGAATGCGCATGCGCCCGCTGACCGAGACGACACCGAAGCCGCTCATCAAGGTCGGTGGCAAGCCGCTCATTGACTGGGGGCTGGACACGCTGCAGGCCGCGGGCGTCTCCCACACGGTGGTAAATGTTCATCACCTGGCCGAGCAGATGGAAGCGCATCTTGCGCAGCGCCGAAAGCCGTCCGTCACGATCTCCGATGAGCGCGAAATTTTGCTGGATTCCGCTGGCGGTCTGGTCAAGGCGCTTCCTGAACTGGGCAGCGATCCGTGTTTCATACTGAACGCAGATACATTCTGGCTTGATGACAACGGTCTCAACCTCCGGCGCTTGGCTGAAGCCTGGGATCCAGCGCATATGGACATGCTTCTTCTCCTGGTCGCACCTGAAAATGCGACCGGCCACAGCGGCAAAATCGACTTTCTCATGAACGAAACCGCTGGCGAGGCTGCGGGAGCCATCCGCCGTGCTCAAGGAAGTGCCGAGGGCTATATTTATGCGGGCTCCGGCATCGTTAACCCGGCTGTCTTTTCTGATGCTTCAGCCAAACCGCATTCCCTGAACATCTATTTCGATCGTGCCATCGAAGCCGGCAGGCTTTATGGTCTGCCGCTTCAAGGCCACTGGATCACCGTTGGCACACCAGACGCCATCGCGCCGGCAGAGCAGGCCATCAGGCAGTTACGGGGCAGCTGA
- the tsaE gene encoding tRNA (adenosine(37)-N6)-threonylcarbamoyltransferase complex ATPase subunit type 1 TsaE, with protein MRGREFIRHLENDEATARLGDDIAAALRPGDVVFLHGDLGMGKSALARAIIRAIAGDDTLEVPSPTYTLMQEYPLRLPVHHLDLYRLSEPGELAELGVEEVAAEGALLVEWPERAEGALEATITIRLSEAGEGRDAAVSAGEEAARRLEHSFAVRRFLVDAGCKDASRRFLLGDASIRAYETVHMEGRKAAILMDAPARGDEPVVRDGRPYSHIARLAQSVSAFIGIANGLRAQGFAAPKIYAQALEDGLLLIEHLGSGAFLENGLPVPERYEAAGALLARLHQRDWPARFPVAEGQEHQLQPYDRQAMGIEIELCLDWYLPYRFGRNPSDQERQQFLDLWEKLFSRLEQAEQSLVLRDYHSPNIIWRQECEGDDRLGLIDVQDALRGPAAYDLSSLAFDARIDISNPLRQRILQAYCDARTDAAFDRDALEEAFALTAAQRNTKLLGTFVRLCKRDGKSGYLAHLPRIRAYLREAIRHPALAELAEFYARHRLLDEDVHD; from the coding sequence ATGCGGGGCCGCGAATTTATCCGTCATCTTGAAAACGACGAAGCCACCGCTCGTCTGGGAGACGACATAGCTGCAGCACTGCGTCCGGGCGATGTCGTTTTTCTTCATGGTGATCTTGGCATGGGCAAAAGCGCGCTGGCACGCGCCATCATCCGCGCCATAGCCGGTGACGACACGCTCGAGGTGCCAAGCCCGACTTATACGCTGATGCAGGAATATCCGCTGCGCCTGCCCGTTCATCATCTCGACCTGTACCGGCTTTCCGAGCCCGGCGAACTGGCCGAACTCGGCGTGGAAGAAGTCGCCGCGGAAGGTGCGCTTCTGGTGGAATGGCCCGAGCGCGCTGAAGGAGCGCTGGAGGCCACGATCACGATCAGGCTTTCCGAGGCAGGCGAGGGACGCGATGCGGCTGTTTCAGCAGGCGAGGAGGCTGCCCGGCGCCTGGAACACAGTTTCGCCGTGCGGCGCTTTCTTGTCGATGCAGGCTGCAAGGATGCAAGTCGCCGTTTTCTTCTGGGGGACGCGTCCATCCGTGCCTATGAAACGGTGCATATGGAGGGGCGGAAGGCAGCCATCCTCATGGATGCTCCTGCACGTGGCGACGAGCCTGTGGTGCGCGACGGTCGGCCTTACAGCCACATAGCGCGGCTGGCTCAGTCGGTGAGTGCCTTCATCGGGATCGCCAACGGGTTGCGCGCACAAGGTTTCGCTGCACCGAAGATTTATGCGCAGGCGCTGGAAGATGGTCTCCTGCTTATCGAGCATCTCGGGAGCGGGGCCTTCCTCGAAAACGGATTGCCCGTTCCAGAACGCTACGAGGCTGCCGGTGCACTGCTTGCCCGCCTGCACCAGCGTGACTGGCCGGCGCGCTTCCCCGTGGCGGAAGGGCAGGAGCACCAGCTACAGCCGTATGACCGTCAGGCGATGGGAATCGAGATCGAACTGTGCCTGGATTGGTACCTGCCTTACCGGTTCGGGCGAAATCCATCAGATCAGGAGCGGCAGCAGTTTCTTGACTTGTGGGAAAAGCTGTTCTCGCGTCTGGAACAGGCCGAACAAAGCCTCGTTCTGCGCGACTATCATTCACCCAACATTATTTGGCGGCAGGAATGCGAGGGCGACGATCGTCTCGGACTCATCGATGTGCAGGATGCACTGCGCGGCCCTGCCGCCTATGATCTCTCCTCTCTGGCCTTCGACGCGCGCATCGACATTTCCAACCCGCTGCGCCAGCGAATATTGCAGGCCTATTGTGATGCAAGAACGGATGCGGCTTTCGATCGGGACGCTCTGGAAGAAGCCTTCGCGCTGACCGCAGCCCAGCGCAACACGAAGCTTCTGGGCACATTCGTCAGGTTGTGCAAGCGTGACGGCAAGTCAGGCTATCTTGCGCATCTGCCGCGCATCCGGGCATATCTGCGCGAAGCGATCCGGCATCCCGCACTTGCCGAACTCGCTGAATTTTATGCAAGGCACCGCCTGCTGGATGAGGATGTTCATGACTGA